A genomic region of Haliaeetus albicilla chromosome 8, bHalAlb1.1, whole genome shotgun sequence contains the following coding sequences:
- the SHISAL2A gene encoding protein shisa-like-2A yields the protein MSAECSSYLNADKVLVSGFSCPRTGGDAGAVYCCGFQDVKYCCDDPHSFFPYEHSYMWWLSVGALVGLSIAAVVLFAFIITVCVLCYLFISTKPRSKLDTGLSLQMADSETRGSSIC from the exons ATGAGCGCCGAGTGCAGCAGCTACCTCAACGCCGACAAGGTGCTGGTGAGCGGGTTCAGCTGCCCGCGGACGGGCGGCGACGCCGGCGCCGTGTACTGCTGCGGCTTCCAGGACGTCAAGTACTGCTGCGATGACCCCCACAGCTTCTTCCCCTACGAGCACAGCTACATGTGGTGGCTCAG tgTTGGAGCACTTGTGGGCCTGTCGATAGCAGCAGTGGTCCTCTTTGCTTTTATCATCACTGTGTGTGTTCTCTGTTATTTGTTTATCAGCACGAAGCCACGCAGCAAACTGGATACTGGTTTAAGCTTACAGATGGCAG aCAGTGAGACTAGAGGGAGTTCGATATGTTAA